Part of the Effusibacillus lacus genome is shown below.
CGGGACTTGCCGGTGGAAATGTCATACGCGGTCTCTGCCATACGTGAGTGCTTTGAGGAAGTCGGCTACCTGCTTGCCGATTATCAGGGACGATCCAACATCGGGCGAACCGATGAAACGGACAGATTGCGGCTGCAGATGGAAAACGGGGAACTGACATTTCATGACTGGGTTCTGTCTGAACAGATTCCGCTTCGAACCGATCTGATCCGCTACTTTGGCCACCGTATCACGCCAAGGGCAGTTTCGCCAAGACGCTTTGACACCCGCTACTTTCTTACGATTGTGCCGGGGGACATTGAGCTGGATCCTTGTCAGCGGGAAGTGAGCCGCGCTGAGTGGATACAACCGGATGTTGCACTGGAGCAGGCCAAAAAGGGCACCCTCAAAATGGTGCCCCCGACAATGGATGCCCTGGCTGATTTGGCCCGGTTTGATTCGGCGGAAGATGCATTCGCCTACGCTGCGGGTGTGGGGAATCCCCGTCCCCACGAGTTGGCATAGGCCGTTTTTTTCACATAAGCGAATACAAGTCCTCTTCCTGTTTGATTCTTCGCTCTTTCAGCAGTTTCTCCAAGTGACCCGATACGGTTCTTTCCGCTACCCAGATGACACTCGGGTGTACCTGACCTTGATAGATGGCCTGAACCAGATCGGTCACACTTGCCGGTTTCTGTTGCAGCAAACCAAGAATCTGCTGTTCCCGCTCGAGTCTTCGCCGGATAAAGAAATCAATCTTCTCAAGCGGGTTGCGAATCATCTCACCGTGTCCCGGAGCGATGAGAGCGGGGGCCCTTTCCCGCAGCCGGTTCAGGGTGGCAAGATAGTCAATCAGATCCCCGTCAGGGGGGCCGATCCAGGTTGTGCCTTCGGCCACGATGTTGTCGCCGGTGAACAGCAGCCGTTCTTCTTCCAGCCAGAGATTGAGATGACCTTGTGTATGCCCGGGTGCATGCAGCATGGAAACGATGATGCCGCCAACAGGGATCGTGTCACCCTCATTCAGTGTAGATGTGACGGAACGAGGCGCGATTTTTTCATTGATCGATTCTGCCTCGAGCGGATGGGACAGGATCGGACAGTCGAAAAAATCGGCCAACGCCCTGGCACCGGGACTGTGGTCCGGATGGTGGTGGGTCAGCACAATGCCTTGCAGATGGTCGATGCCCAGAGCCTTGACGTATTCAATGATGTGTTCGGCTGCTGCCGGATTCTCGTATCCGGCATCGATCAGCAGTGCCTGCCCCTGATCTTCCACAACATATACGTTCGTGGTGGTGGCTGGAAACAAGGTGGGGGTGGAGACGGGAAGGCGATGAACGTGGCTGGTTTCACGCATAGGTTTTCCCCTTTTTTTACATAGTTATATTTGATTATACAGGAGACGTAAGGAGTATTGAAATGTCAGAAACCAATTGGCTTAAGGATTGTGAGGGCTTCCTGATTGATCTCGATGGGACAATGTATCGCGGCAATCAGGCGATTCCCTGCGCAAGAGAGTTTGTTGAATGGTTGAACCGTACCGGCAGGAAGTATCTGTTTGTCACGAACAACTCCTCCAAGCTGCCCCGTCAGGTAGCTGACAAACTAAGCGGGATGGGGATTCCGGCGGAGGAGGAACATGTCTTTACCTCCAGTCAGGCCACGGCCATGTACATAAAAGATCATGCGAAACTTGCAAATCCCACGGTCTACGCCATCGGGGAAGAAGGGGTAGTTGCAGCCCTTGAGGAAGCCGGCTGCCGGTTTGATGAAGAGAGTCCTGACTATGTGGTGGTGGGCATCGACCGGCAATTTTCTTACGAGAAACTGAAGACTGCCAGTTTTGCCGTCCAGAAGGGAGCGATTTTCCTGGGCACCAATGCGGACAAGAGGGTCCCTACCGAAGAGGGGCTGGCGCCGGGGGCAGGTTCCCTGTCGCGAGCAGTGGCCACCGCATCCGGAGTGGAACCCGTCTGGATCGGAAAACCGGAAGCCCGCATGGTGAAGTACAGCATCAAGCGACTGGGCCTTATTCCTGAG
Proteins encoded:
- a CDS encoding NUDIX hydrolase codes for the protein MAEEMKRASTILLIRNGDRNSGLEVYMTQRPETMLFLPGFHVFPGGIMESADRDERIHQFCKNRDLPVEMSYAVSAIRECFEEVGYLLADYQGRSNIGRTDETDRLRLQMENGELTFHDWVLSEQIPLRTDLIRYFGHRITPRAVSPRRFDTRYFLTIVPGDIELDPCQREVSRAEWIQPDVALEQAKKGTLKMVPPTMDALADLARFDSAEDAFAYAAGVGNPRPHELA
- a CDS encoding MBL fold metallo-hydrolase, whose amino-acid sequence is MRETSHVHRLPVSTPTLFPATTTNVYVVEDQGQALLIDAGYENPAAAEHIIEYVKALGIDHLQGIVLTHHHPDHSPGARALADFFDCPILSHPLEAESINEKIAPRSVTSTLNEGDTIPVGGIIVSMLHAPGHTQGHLNLWLEEERLLFTGDNIVAEGTTWIGPPDGDLIDYLATLNRLRERAPALIAPGHGEMIRNPLEKIDFFIRRRLEREQQILGLLQQKPASVTDLVQAIYQGQVHPSVIWVAERTVSGHLEKLLKERRIKQEEDLYSLM
- a CDS encoding TIGR01457 family HAD-type hydrolase: MSETNWLKDCEGFLIDLDGTMYRGNQAIPCAREFVEWLNRTGRKYLFVTNNSSKLPRQVADKLSGMGIPAEEEHVFTSSQATAMYIKDHAKLANPTVYAIGEEGVVAALEEAGCRFDEESPDYVVVGIDRQFSYEKLKTASFAVQKGAIFLGTNADKRVPTEEGLAPGAGSLSRAVATASGVEPVWIGKPEARMVKYSIKRLGLIPEKTVIVGDNLETDILAGINAGIRSVLVLTGYSGMQDAQQTLHKPDLIVKDLAELISKCEN